Proteins encoded in a region of the Zea mays cultivar B73 chromosome 4, Zm-B73-REFERENCE-NAM-5.0, whole genome shotgun sequence genome:
- the LOC100274961 gene encoding uncharacterized LOC100274961, protein MCGKMEHIHMEHKGLLGGEFKDGICASVPSPLPGTSSRPNSMVVKKVCPREFIPAHIIAEAISTLHGLDLRWSGPITPSERQYVEQYVLAMYPQYSHGLIEDGSCDKDDLYSTYYMSPEAGGERQRSSPAGSPSSSAGTRPDSADTVRLEPSRLLDMLTKKSSFPGSFISIPEIQARNRVLSHCGLTDDEYLVLFAPTPRDAMMLIGESYPFFRSSYYMSILDEESDSIRAFAAYKEAKVIAAPESWLDLRIKGSQLSQYFRRKSKHAPKGLFAYPAVVSPSSSSPSAAAASRYSLHWVSEAHRNAWHVVLDATALAVGEDRLPLSLHRPDFVLCTLGDATRQQQQQQPAARVTCLLVRRRSFDTSLSSQPQRQ, encoded by the exons ATGTGCGGAAAGATGGAGCACATCCACATGGAACACAAG GGCTTACTAGGTGGAGAATTTAAAGATGGAATCTGCGCCTCAGTTCCCAGCCCCCTTCCTGGCACATCAAGCAGGCCGAACAGCATGGTTGTGAAG AAGGTTTGCCCGCGGGAGTTCATCCCGGCGCACATCATCGCGGAGGCGATCTCGACGCTGCACGGGCTGGACCTGCGGTGGTCGGGGCCCATCACGCCCAGCGAGCGGCAGTACGTGGAGCAGTACGTGCTGGCCATGTACCCGCAGTACTCGCACGGCCTCATCGAGGACGGCAGCTGCGACAAGGACGACCTCTACTCCACCTACTACATGTCGCCGGAGGCCGGCGGCGAGCGGCAGCGTTCGTCGCCGGCggggtcgccgtcgtcgtcggccGGCACGAGGCCCGACTCGGCGGACACGGTCCGGCTGGAGCCGTCGCGGCTGCTGGACATGCTCACCAAGAAGTCGTCCTTCCCGGGGAGCTTCATCTCGATCCCGGAGATCCAGGCCAGGAACCGCGTGCTCAGCCACTGCggcctcaccgacgacgagtaccTCGTCCTCTTCGCGCCCACGCCGAGGGACGCCATGATGCTG ATTGGCGAGAGCTACCCGTTCTTCCGGAGCAGCTACTACATGTCGATCCTGGACGAGGAGAGCGACAGCATCCGCGCCTTCGCGGCGTACAAGGAGGCGAAGGTGATCGCGGCGCCGGAGTCGTGGCTGGACCTGCGCATCAAGGGGTCGCAGCTGAGCCAGTACTTCCGGCGCAAGTCCAAGCACGCGCCCAAGGGTCTGTTCGCGTACCCGGCCGTCGTCTCCCCCTCCTCTTCGTCGccgtccgccgccgccgcctcgcgGTACTCGCTGCACTGGGTGTCCGAGGCGCACCGCAACGCGTGGCACGTGGTCCTGGACGCCACCGCGCTGGCCGTCGGCGAGGACCGCCTCCCGCTCTCGCTGCACCGCCCGGACTTCGTGCTGTGCACGCTCGGCGACGCcacgcggcagcagcagcagcagcagccagctgCGAGGGTCACCTGCCTCCTCGTCAGGAGGCGGTCCTTCGATACCTCCCTCTCCTCCCAGCCGCAGAGGCAGTAG